The Megalops cyprinoides isolate fMegCyp1 chromosome 12, fMegCyp1.pri, whole genome shotgun sequence genome contains a region encoding:
- the atg14 gene encoding beclin 1-associated autophagy-related key regulator isoform X2 encodes MASVAGSEARASGPGEGAAGLQPGARNLFRSHTHSLAAAAVAAAASPGSMMVESVDDAEGLYVAVERCPLCNTARRRLTCARCIQAGDFVYFDGRNPERYTEKFERLKKLKDEKQGLQQRVIKAMDKKIQADHLKWKIMSCKMKIEQLKEAIHSGNEEVKSGKDLLLRSQEESQRLYRRASRHQDKKEKIARHNRRLGELLERRGRELQGRLEQLAELRRGHILELTTHIFPMQEEKLGTRDPADVVAECDPALTSSTVSELAEARRTTYLSGRWIWDDQNGETSISITGPRVTLPTNGDCSAYYSWVEEKRSSQGPDLDHVNPAHTISTALCYATQLVNILSHILDVSLPKKLCNSEFCGENLNRYRFTRAINKLNTNILHLCFSQHVESELLHPHHTLRNIMFLVDPHNKNLGRKSTVLHVQCFVTIVKTLLQTLSLLLCE; translated from the exons ATGGCCTCCGTTGCGGGGAGCGAAGCTCGTGCGAGCGGCCCTGGTGAGGGGGCAGCGGGGTTACAGCCTGGGGCACGGAATCTGTTCCGCTCGCATACGCATTCCCTGGCCGCCGCAGCcgtagctgctgctgcttctccgGGCTCTATGATGGTGGAGTCGGTGGATGATGCGGAGGGGCTTTACGTCGCGGTGGAGCGCTGCCCCCTCTGTAATACGGCTCGTCGCAGGCTAACTTGCGCCCGCTGCATTCAGGCTGGCGATTTCGTGTATTTTGATGGTAGAAACCCTGAACG GTACACTGAAAAATTCGAAAGACTGAAGAAGCTCAAGGATGAAAAGCAAGGCCTACAGCAAAG AGTTATCAAAGCCATGGATAAGAAGATTCAGGCTGATCATCTT AAGTGGAAGATTATGTCATGCAAGATGAAGATTGAGCAGCTGAAGGAGGCTATCCACAGTGGAAATGAAGAAGTGAAGAGCG GTAAGGACCTGCTGCTGCGCTCCCAAGAGGAGAGCCAGCGCCTTTACCGCCGGGCCAGCCGGCACCaggacaaaaaggaaaagatcGCACGGCACAACCGGCGGCTGGGCGAGCTgctggagaggaggggcagggagctGCAGGGCCGACTGGAGCAGCTGGCAGAGCTCCGCCGGGGCCACATCCTGGAGCTCACCACCCACATCTTCCCCATGCAGGAGGAGAAGTTGGGCACCAG GGACCCAGCAGACGTGGTTGCGGAGTGTGACCCTGCCCTGACCTCAAGCACGGTCAGTGAGCTTGCTGAGGCGCGGCGGACCACTTACCTGTCAGGGCGCTGGATCTGGGACGACCAGAACGGCGAGACCAGCATTAGCATTACGGGCCCTCGCGTCACGCTGCCTACCAACGGGGACTGCTCGGCCTACTACAGCTGGGTGGAGGAGAAACGGAGCAGCCAGGGCCCAG ACTTGGACCATGTTAATCCCGCCCACACCATCAGCACTGCATTGTGTTATGCAACCCAGCTGGTCAACATCCTGTCCCACATCCTGGACGTCAGCCTTCCCAAGAAGCTTTGCAACAG CGAGTTCTGTGGGGAGAACCTGAACCGATACAGATTCACCCGGGCCATCAACAAGCTCAACACCAACATCCTTCACCTCTGCTTCTCCCAG CACGTGGAGAGTGAGCTGCTGCACCCCCACCACACCCTCAGGAACATCATGTTTCTGGTCGACCCTCACAACAAGAACCTGGGCAG aaagtcCACAGTGCTACACGTACAGTGCTTCGTGACAATTGTAAAAACGCTATTACAAACCCTGTCACTActtctgtgtgagtga
- the fbxo34 gene encoding F-box only protein 34: protein MPGRCENVMSSFRSVSYKEPRKLPSTLHPAWRCATMHLKPYPKFQKELHLESIQDSARGVHAGQQRVLRIERAVHQSCPVRAVPGSVPSSRRPLGVIFTNMLCGNNSSNSNPTPKVCECPPNGPWDRKGKAPPVSALTSSLLLLSSMPDKGDPLTLYQGDSGDAHLDIWAVIKPGNTKEKIAIFAAQQCGHNGVGTGGGDGPASRTLSMKIKGCWEVEGSLAKRRKCSSDPDKPGGLGQWPPQGGSGGEQEVRGEKPHDEAVQQACRGEGEVEFKEEKSLSVVEMVAYLEQRASDQQLDCAKYPPLRSSSSVTPAKAGPMFPVDQAGVPEALEVREEEGESVRVLEMVARLESECLKRQCEREASGALSRSNSLRRSVGRVLLARAGPEACSRPPSLTRDVSYSILVPHTDGPSSPLAHCGMAPSGMAGAISETEMGSLASLCPCEPVVSPCGIQSAVPRTPGQQERRGDGEEGGGMQMQGEEAKAGGETCAKHREEPPPGMLFFSLLQEQHPAPNADTTPTLPQDSLSPYPLFRREGQNVKEEADVDGEGETEALGQERAQFPLRRLVSHEFLETRFKIQLLLEPQQYMALLPHHIMVKIFSFLPTQALAALKCTCHYFKFIIESYGVRPADSRWVCDPRYKDDPCKQCKKRYGRGDVSLCRWHHKPYCQALPYGPGYWMCCHGSHKDTPGCNVGLHDNRWVPAFHSKNMPIYKKARESEEDS from the exons gtgtGCAACCATGCACCTCAAGCCGTACCCCAAATTCCAGAAAGAGCTTCATCTGGAGTCAATCCAGGACAGTGCAAGAGGTGTTCACGCTGGTCAGCAGCGGGTGCTCAGGATCGAACGGGCCGTGCACCAGTCCTGTCCTGTGAGGGCAGTGCCAGGCAGTGTCCCAAGCAGCCGCCGCCCCCTTGGGGTCATATTCACCAACATGCTCTGcggcaacaacagcagcaacagcaaccccacccccaaagtgtgtgagtgtccaCCCAATGGCCCATGGGACCGCAAGGGGAAGGCGCCTCCTGTCAGTGCACTTACTAGCTCTCTACTGCTGCTGTCCTCCATGCCTGACAAGGGTGACCCACTGACCCTTTACCAGGGGGACAGTGGGGATGCTCACTTGGACATTTGGGCTGTTATCAAACCTGGGAACACCAAGGAGAAGATCGCCATTTTTGCCGCCCAGCAGTGTGGCCATAACGGCGTGGGCACGGGGGGTGGTGATGGCCCCGCCAGCCGGACACTCTCCATGAAAATAAAAGGCTgctgggaggtggaggggtCTTTGGCCAAGCGCAGGAAATGCTCCTCAGACCCAGACAAACCGGGCGGACTAGGGCAGTGGCCACCACAGGGGGGCAGTGGAGGGGAGCAGGAGGTCAGGGGGGAGAAGCCACATGATGAGGCCGTGCAGCAGGCCTgtaggggggagggagaggtggagttCAAGGAAGAGAAAAGCCTATCTGTTGTGGAGATGGTGGCCTACCTGGAGCAGAGGGCCAGCGACCAGCAGCTGGACTGCGCCAAATACCCTCCCCTTCGGAGCTCCAGCAGCGTCACCCCAGCCAAGGCGGGGCCCATGTTTCCTGTGGACCAGGCAGGAGTCCCAGAGGCCTTGGAGGTCCgtgaggaggagggtgagagtgtgCGGGTCCTCGAGATGGTGGCCAGGCTGGAGTCGGAGTGTCTGAAGCGccagtgtgagagggaggcgAGTGGGGCCCTGTCACGTAGCAACAGCCTGCGTCGGAGTGTGGGTCGGGTGCTGCTGGCCAGGGCGGGGCCAGAGGCCTGCTCCCGTCCCCCGTCCCTGACACGGGATGTGTCCTACTCAATCCTTGTTCCTCACACGGACGGCCCCAGCAGCCCTCTGGCGCACTGCGGGATGGCCCCCTCGGGCATGGCCGGTGCCATCAGTGAGACGGAGATGGGGAGCCTAGCTTCCCTTTGTCCCTGTGAGCCTGTGGTCTCTCCCTGTGGGATCCAGAGTGCTGTGCCACGCACCCCCGGCcagcaggagagaaggggagatgGGGAGGAAGGCGGAGGCATGCagatgcagggagaggaggcaaAAGCAGGGGGTGAAACTTGCGCCAAGCACCGCGAGGAGCCACCACCCGGCATGCTGTTCTTCTCCCTGCTGCAGGAGCAGCATCCCGCCCCAAACGCTGACACCACCCCCACGCTCCCTCAGGACAGTCTCTCCCCTTATCCTCTTttcaggagagagggacagaacgTGAAGGAGGAGGCGGATGTG gacggggaaggggagacagaggcaCTGGGCCAGGAGAGGGCTCAGTTTCCCCTCCGCCGGCTGGTCTCCCATGAGTTTCTGGAGACGCGCTTCAAGATCCAGCTGTTGCTGGAGCCCCAGCAGTACATGGCCCTGTTGCCTCACCACATCATGGTGAAGATCTTCAGCTTCCTGCCCACCCAGGCTCTGGCCGCCCTCAAGTGCACATGCCACTACTTCAAATTCATAATCGAGAGCTACGGCGTGCGGCCGGCAGACTCGCGCTGGGTCTGCGACCCCCGCTACAAGGATGACCCCTGCAAGCAGTGCAAGAAGCGGTACGGGCGAGGAGATGTGTCCCTGTGCCGCTGGCACCACAAGCCCTACTGCCAGGCCCTGCCTTATGGCCCGGGCTACTGGATGTGCTGCCATGGCTCACACAAGGACACGCCTGGCTGCAACGTGGGTCTCCACGATAACCGCTGGGTCCCCGCCTTCCACAGCAAAAATATGCCAATTTACAAAAAAGCcagagagagcgaggaggacTCGTAG
- the atg14 gene encoding beclin 1-associated autophagy-related key regulator isoform X3, whose product MASVAGSEARASGPGEGAAGLQPGARNLFRSHTHSLAAAAVAAAASPGSMMVESVDDAEGLYVAVERCPLCNTARRRLTCARCIQAGDFVYFDGRNPERYTEKFERLKKLKDEKQGLQQRVIKAMDKKIQADHLKWKIMSCKMKIEQLKEAIHSGNEEVKSGKDLLLRSQEESQRLYRRASRHQDKKEKIARHNRRLGELLERRGRELQGRLEQLAELRRGHILELTTHIFPMQEEKLGTRDPADVVAECDPALTSSTVSELAEARRTTYLSGRWIWDDQNGETSISITGPRVTLPTNGDCSAYYSWVEEKRSSQGPDLDHVNPAHTISTALCYATQLVNILSHILDVSLPKKLCNSEFCGENLNRYRFTRAINKLNTNILHLCFSQHVESELLHPHHTLRNIMFLVDPHNKNLGRGLGVNEGASHTQKT is encoded by the exons ATGGCCTCCGTTGCGGGGAGCGAAGCTCGTGCGAGCGGCCCTGGTGAGGGGGCAGCGGGGTTACAGCCTGGGGCACGGAATCTGTTCCGCTCGCATACGCATTCCCTGGCCGCCGCAGCcgtagctgctgctgcttctccgGGCTCTATGATGGTGGAGTCGGTGGATGATGCGGAGGGGCTTTACGTCGCGGTGGAGCGCTGCCCCCTCTGTAATACGGCTCGTCGCAGGCTAACTTGCGCCCGCTGCATTCAGGCTGGCGATTTCGTGTATTTTGATGGTAGAAACCCTGAACG GTACACTGAAAAATTCGAAAGACTGAAGAAGCTCAAGGATGAAAAGCAAGGCCTACAGCAAAG AGTTATCAAAGCCATGGATAAGAAGATTCAGGCTGATCATCTT AAGTGGAAGATTATGTCATGCAAGATGAAGATTGAGCAGCTGAAGGAGGCTATCCACAGTGGAAATGAAGAAGTGAAGAGCG GTAAGGACCTGCTGCTGCGCTCCCAAGAGGAGAGCCAGCGCCTTTACCGCCGGGCCAGCCGGCACCaggacaaaaaggaaaagatcGCACGGCACAACCGGCGGCTGGGCGAGCTgctggagaggaggggcagggagctGCAGGGCCGACTGGAGCAGCTGGCAGAGCTCCGCCGGGGCCACATCCTGGAGCTCACCACCCACATCTTCCCCATGCAGGAGGAGAAGTTGGGCACCAG GGACCCAGCAGACGTGGTTGCGGAGTGTGACCCTGCCCTGACCTCAAGCACGGTCAGTGAGCTTGCTGAGGCGCGGCGGACCACTTACCTGTCAGGGCGCTGGATCTGGGACGACCAGAACGGCGAGACCAGCATTAGCATTACGGGCCCTCGCGTCACGCTGCCTACCAACGGGGACTGCTCGGCCTACTACAGCTGGGTGGAGGAGAAACGGAGCAGCCAGGGCCCAG ACTTGGACCATGTTAATCCCGCCCACACCATCAGCACTGCATTGTGTTATGCAACCCAGCTGGTCAACATCCTGTCCCACATCCTGGACGTCAGCCTTCCCAAGAAGCTTTGCAACAG CGAGTTCTGTGGGGAGAACCTGAACCGATACAGATTCACCCGGGCCATCAACAAGCTCAACACCAACATCCTTCACCTCTGCTTCTCCCAG CACGTGGAGAGTGAGCTGCTGCACCCCCACCACACCCTCAGGAACATCATGTTTCTGGTCGACCCTCACAACAAGAACCTGGGCAG GGGGCTTGGTGTTAACGAGGGAGCAAGCCACAcgcagaaaacatga
- the atg14 gene encoding beclin 1-associated autophagy-related key regulator isoform X1 codes for MASVAGSEARASGPGEGAAGLQPGARNLFRSHTHSLAAAAVAAAASPGSMMVESVDDAEGLYVAVERCPLCNTARRRLTCARCIQAGDFVYFDGRNPERYTEKFERLKKLKDEKQGLQQRVIKAMDKKIQADHLKWKIMSCKMKIEQLKEAIHSGNEEVKSGKDLLLRSQEESQRLYRRASRHQDKKEKIARHNRRLGELLERRGRELQGRLEQLAELRRGHILELTTHIFPMQEEKLGTRDPADVVAECDPALTSSTVSELAEARRTTYLSGRWIWDDQNGETSISITGPRVTLPTNGDCSAYYSWVEEKRSSQGPDLDHVNPAHTISTALCYATQLVNILSHILDVSLPKKLCNSEFCGENLNRYRFTRAINKLNTNILHLCFSQHVESELLHPHHTLRNIMFLVDPHNKNLGRTGPFEVSADLEESMEFVEPEAVGSAEESGDEAVSDEETDLGTDWETVPSPRFCDIPSQPMELSQSAVLQASQPSSNAGGMISSAAASVTSWFRAYTGQR; via the exons ATGGCCTCCGTTGCGGGGAGCGAAGCTCGTGCGAGCGGCCCTGGTGAGGGGGCAGCGGGGTTACAGCCTGGGGCACGGAATCTGTTCCGCTCGCATACGCATTCCCTGGCCGCCGCAGCcgtagctgctgctgcttctccgGGCTCTATGATGGTGGAGTCGGTGGATGATGCGGAGGGGCTTTACGTCGCGGTGGAGCGCTGCCCCCTCTGTAATACGGCTCGTCGCAGGCTAACTTGCGCCCGCTGCATTCAGGCTGGCGATTTCGTGTATTTTGATGGTAGAAACCCTGAACG GTACACTGAAAAATTCGAAAGACTGAAGAAGCTCAAGGATGAAAAGCAAGGCCTACAGCAAAG AGTTATCAAAGCCATGGATAAGAAGATTCAGGCTGATCATCTT AAGTGGAAGATTATGTCATGCAAGATGAAGATTGAGCAGCTGAAGGAGGCTATCCACAGTGGAAATGAAGAAGTGAAGAGCG GTAAGGACCTGCTGCTGCGCTCCCAAGAGGAGAGCCAGCGCCTTTACCGCCGGGCCAGCCGGCACCaggacaaaaaggaaaagatcGCACGGCACAACCGGCGGCTGGGCGAGCTgctggagaggaggggcagggagctGCAGGGCCGACTGGAGCAGCTGGCAGAGCTCCGCCGGGGCCACATCCTGGAGCTCACCACCCACATCTTCCCCATGCAGGAGGAGAAGTTGGGCACCAG GGACCCAGCAGACGTGGTTGCGGAGTGTGACCCTGCCCTGACCTCAAGCACGGTCAGTGAGCTTGCTGAGGCGCGGCGGACCACTTACCTGTCAGGGCGCTGGATCTGGGACGACCAGAACGGCGAGACCAGCATTAGCATTACGGGCCCTCGCGTCACGCTGCCTACCAACGGGGACTGCTCGGCCTACTACAGCTGGGTGGAGGAGAAACGGAGCAGCCAGGGCCCAG ACTTGGACCATGTTAATCCCGCCCACACCATCAGCACTGCATTGTGTTATGCAACCCAGCTGGTCAACATCCTGTCCCACATCCTGGACGTCAGCCTTCCCAAGAAGCTTTGCAACAG CGAGTTCTGTGGGGAGAACCTGAACCGATACAGATTCACCCGGGCCATCAACAAGCTCAACACCAACATCCTTCACCTCTGCTTCTCCCAG CACGTGGAGAGTGAGCTGCTGCACCCCCACCACACCCTCAGGAACATCATGTTTCTGGTCGACCCTCACAACAAGAACCTGGGCAG GACAGGTCCCTTCGAGGTCAGCGCCGACCTGGAGGAGTCCATGGAGTTTGTGGAGCCAGAGGCGGTGGGGTCGGCTGAGGAGAGCGGGGACGAGGCGGTGTCAGATGAGGAGACGGACCTGGGCACCGACTGGGAGACAGTGCCCAGCCCCCGCTTCTGCGACATCCCCTCCCAGCCCATGGAGCTATCACAGAGTGCCGTcctgcaggcctcccagcccaGCAGCAACGCGGGGGGCATGATCTCCTCTGCCGCTGCCTCAGTCACCTCATGGTTCCGGGCCTACACTGGCCAGCGCTGA
- the tbpl2 gene encoding TATA box-binding protein-like 2, whose translation MDEETALESYFDQSIDNVAADYMGLDGDLGLQGSPQLQDPSFLSSVSKQEKDLSEDLDLSFLPDELSTQDEPAGGTDEMQDSGVCEDHTTGQSYVPDADNALPVASPFCPLRMTPMTPMTPMTPVSEQSGIIPQLQNIVSTVNLACPLDLKSIALQARNAEYNPKRFAAVIMRIREPRTTALIFSSGKMVCTGAKSEEQSRLAARKYARVVQKLGFPAKFLDFKIQNMVGSCDVCFPIRLEGLVLTHQQFSSYEPELFPGLIYRMVKPRIVLLIFVSGKVVLTGAKERSEIYEAFENIYPILKGFRKQ comes from the exons ATGGATGAAGAGACTGCGCTGGAGAGTTATTTTGATCAGTCAATTGATAAT GTCGCAGCTGACTACATGGGTTTGGATGGGGACCTGGGCCTCCAGGGATCCCCACAGCTCCAGGACCCCTCATTCCTGTCCTCTGTGAGCAAGCAGGAGAAGGACCTGTCAGAGGACTTGGACCTCAGTTTCTTACCTGATGAACTCAGCACACAAGATGAGCCAGCAGGAGGCACTGATGAGATGCAGGACAGTGGTGTCTGTGAGGACCACACAACTGGACAGTCTTATGTGCCTGATGCTGACAATGCCCTGCCAGTGGCTTCCCCATTTTGCCCCCTGCGTATGACCCCCATGACCCCCATGACCCCTATGACCCCAGTCTCTGAGCAGTCAGGAATCATTCCACAGTTACA GAATATTGTGTCCACAGTAAACCTTGCATGTCCTCTGGACCTGAAGTCTATTGCCCTCCAGGCCCGTAATGCTGAGTACAACCCTAAG CGCTTCGCTGCTGTCATTATGAGGATCAGAGAACCCAGGACCACTGCTTTGATCTTCAGCTCTGGGAAGATGGTTTGCACTGGTGCCAAGAG CGAGGAACAGTCTCGCCTGGCCGCCCGGAAGTACGCCCGTGTGGTACAGAAGCTGGGCTTCCCTGCCAAGTTCCTGGACTTTAAAATCCAGAACATGGTGGGCAGCTGTGATGTCTGCTTCCCTATCCGGCTGGAGGGTCTGGTCCTGACACACCAACAGTTCAGCAG CTATGAGCCAGAGCTGTTTCCTGGGCTCATCTACCGTATGGTGAAGCCACGCATCGTCCtgcttatttttgtttcagGGAAAGTGGTGCTGACTG GGGCTAAAGAACGTTCAGAGATCTACGAAGCTTTTGAAAATATCTACCCCATTCTGAAGGGCTTCAGAAAACAATAG